From one Flavobacterium sp. N502536 genomic stretch:
- a CDS encoding anthranilate synthase component I family protein encodes MKPFILNTHYKQILADTVTPVSVYFKIRDKFPNSLLLESSDYHGNDNSFSYICCNPIATIKIENETISKTFPDGTKERISIDSSTNIPEILQEFSSQFQSEKNDFKFINNGLFGYISYDAVRYFEKVSIAKKDKATLIPDVFYAVYQNIIAINHFKNEAYIFCHSVDGKNNISEIEQLLQSRNIASYKFTKEGEGFSNLTDEEFKHNVALAKKHCFRGDVFQLVLSRRFTQGFKGDEFNVYRALRSINPSPYLFFFDYGDFKIFGSSPEAQIIVKNRKAEIHPIAGTFKRTGNDEQDAVLAKQLSEDKKENSEHVMLVDLARNDLSRNGHDVKVEKYREVQFFSHVIHLVSKVTGYLHEKATTMQVVADTFPAGTLSGAPKHRAMQLIEDYEKTNRNFYGGAIGFMDFEGNFNHAIMIRTFLSKNHQLHCQAGAGIVASSDEESEMQEVYNKLRALNTALEMAEKI; translated from the coding sequence TTGAAACCTTTTATACTCAACACACACTACAAACAAATTCTGGCCGATACCGTTACGCCGGTAAGTGTTTATTTTAAAATCAGGGATAAATTCCCAAACAGCCTTCTACTGGAAAGTAGTGATTATCATGGAAATGACAACAGTTTCTCTTACATCTGCTGCAACCCGATTGCGACGATTAAAATTGAAAATGAAACCATTTCAAAAACTTTTCCTGACGGAACTAAGGAGCGAATTTCAATTGACAGTTCAACAAATATTCCGGAAATACTTCAGGAATTTTCAAGTCAGTTTCAATCAGAGAAAAACGACTTTAAATTCATCAATAATGGTTTGTTCGGGTACATTTCTTACGATGCCGTTCGTTATTTTGAGAAAGTTTCGATTGCCAAAAAAGACAAAGCTACTTTAATTCCGGATGTTTTTTATGCCGTTTATCAAAACATCATTGCCATCAATCACTTTAAAAATGAGGCTTACATTTTTTGTCACAGCGTTGATGGAAAAAACAACATTTCGGAAATCGAACAATTGCTGCAATCCCGAAATATTGCTTCGTATAAATTTACCAAAGAAGGTGAAGGTTTCTCTAATTTAACCGATGAAGAATTCAAACACAATGTGGCTTTAGCCAAAAAACACTGTTTCCGTGGAGATGTTTTCCAATTGGTACTTTCACGTCGTTTTACCCAAGGTTTCAAAGGAGATGAATTCAATGTATATCGTGCTTTACGCAGTATAAACCCGTCTCCGTACTTGTTCTTCTTTGATTATGGCGACTTTAAAATATTCGGCTCTTCACCTGAGGCACAAATCATTGTAAAAAACAGAAAAGCAGAAATTCATCCTATAGCCGGTACTTTTAAAAGAACCGGAAATGACGAACAGGATGCCGTTTTGGCCAAACAGCTTTCAGAAGATAAAAAAGAAAACAGCGAACACGTCATGTTAGTCGATTTGGCCAGAAATGATCTAAGCAGAAATGGTCATGATGTAAAAGTTGAAAAATACAGAGAAGTTCAGTTTTTCTCTCATGTCATTCACCTGGTTTCAAAAGTAACAGGTTATTTACACGAGAAAGCAACAACCATGCAGGTAGTTGCCGATACTTTTCCGGCAGGAACTTTAAGTGGTGCTCCAAAACACAGAGCCATGCAATTAATTGAAGATTACGAAAAAACCAATCGCAATTTCTACGGAGGCGCCATCGGATTCATGGATTTTGAAGGCAATTTCAATCACGCCATTATGATTCGAACGTTCCTCAGCAAAAATCACCAATTGCACTGTCAGGCCGGTGCCGGAATAGTAGCCAGCTCTGACGAAGAAAGCGAAATGCAGGAAGTTTACAATAAACTAAGAGCATTGAATACAGCCTTAGAGATGGCGGAGAAAATATAA
- a CDS encoding anthranilate synthase component II, translated as MKKILVIDNYDSFTYNLVHYLEDLNCEVTVYRNDEFDIEEIASFDKILLSPGPGIPDEAGLLKAVIQKYAPTKSILGVCLGQQAIGEVFGGTLSNLDKVYHGVATNVKTVVSDEILFEGLGNEFEVGRYHSWVVDANLPDVLEATSVDENGQIMSLRHKTFDVRGVQFHPESVLTPNGKRILENWIKS; from the coding sequence ATGAAAAAAATATTAGTTATAGACAATTACGATAGTTTCACTTATAATTTAGTACACTATCTGGAGGATTTAAACTGTGAAGTTACAGTATACAGAAACGATGAATTTGACATTGAAGAAATCGCCTCTTTTGATAAAATATTACTTTCTCCCGGTCCGGGAATTCCGGATGAAGCGGGATTATTGAAAGCCGTGATTCAAAAATATGCTCCAACAAAAAGTATTTTAGGCGTTTGTTTAGGACAACAGGCTATCGGAGAAGTTTTCGGAGGAACACTTTCAAACCTTGACAAAGTCTATCACGGTGTTGCAACAAATGTAAAAACAGTAGTTTCAGACGAAATTTTGTTTGAAGGTTTAGGAAATGAATTCGAAGTTGGTCGTTACCATTCATGGGTTGTTGATGCCAACTTGCCAGATGTTCTTGAAGCCACTTCAGTTGATGAAAACGGGCAAATTATGTCACTAAGACACAAAACATTTGATGTAAGAGGCGTTCAGTTTCATCCCGAAAGTGTTTTAACACCAAATGGAAAAAGGATTTTAGAGAATTGGATAAAGAGTTAA